One window of the Takifugu rubripes chromosome 13, fTakRub1.2, whole genome shotgun sequence genome contains the following:
- the LOC101076052 gene encoding COUP transcription factor 2-like gives MAMVAWRNSEGVGDTQGPLSSPVSQVAPLSLPGQLTGHMNPVPPLEMPPAAAAPQSAPPASQSSTTAVPNGTNNSTTSSSSSSSSSMDKQQNQQIECIVCGDKSSGKHYGQFTCEGCKSFFKRSVRRNLTYTCRANRNCPVDQHHRNQCQYCRLKKCLKVGMRREAVQRGRIPTQSFHGQFALTNGDPLQCHSYLSGYISLLLRAEPYPTSRFGSQCLQSNNLMGIENICELAARMLFSAVEWARNIPFFPDLQVTDQVALLRLTWSELFVLNAAQCSMPVHVAPLLAAAGLHASPMSADRVVAFMDHIRVFQEQVEKLKILHVDSAEYSCIKAIVLFTTDACGLSDVAHVEGLQEKSQCALEEYVRSQYPNQPNRFGKLLLRLPSLRTVSSSVIEQLFFVRLVGKTPIETLIRDMLLSGGSFSWPYMPLQ, from the exons ATGGCGATGGTGGCGTGGAGAAACTCCGAGGGCGTCGGTGACACTCAGGGGCCCCTGTCCTCTCCCGTGTCCCAGGTCGCACCTCTGTCACTACCCGGGCAGCTGACGGGACACATGAACCCGGTGCCTCCTCTGGAAatgcctccagcagcagctgcccctCAGAGTGCACCGCCGGCCAGCCAGTCCAGCACCACCGCCGTGCCCAACGGCACTAACAACAGCACCACGTCctcgtcgtcgtcctcctcctcgtccatggacaaacagcagaaccagcagatcGAGTGCATCGTGTGCGGGGACAAATCCAGCGGGAAACACTACGGACAGTTCACATGCGAAGGATGTAAGAGCTTCTTCAAACGTAGCGTCAGGAGGAACCTGACCTACACATGCAGGGCCAACCGGAACTGTCCCGTAGACCAGCACCACCGCAACCAGTGCCAGTACTGCCGCCTGAAGAAATGCCTCAAAGTCGGCATGAGGAGAGAAG CTGTGCAGAGGGGCAGAATTCCCACGCAGTCCTTCCACGGGCAGTTTGCCCTCACTAACGGAGACCCTCTCCAGTGTCACTCCTACCTGTCGGGGTACATCTCGCTCCTGCTGCGGGCCGAACCCTATCCGACCTCCCGGTTCGGCTCTCAGTGCCTGCAGAGCAACAACCTCATGGGCATAGAGAACATTTGTGAGCTGGCGGCGCGGATGCTCTTCAGCGCCGTGGAGTGGGCCCGCAACATCCCGTTCTTTCCGGACCTGCAGGTCACGGACCAGGTGGCTCTGCTGCGCCTCACCTGGAGCGAACTGTTCGTGCTGAACGCCGCCCAGTGCTCCATGCCGGTCCACGTCGCGCCGCTGCTGGCAGCCGCCGGCCTCCACGCCTCCCCGATGTCCGCGGACCGGGTGGTGGCCTTCATGGACCACATCCGGGTGttccaggagcaggtggagaagcTGAAGATTCTCCACGTAGACTCGGCGGAGTACAGCTGCATCAAAGCCATCGTCCTGTTCACCACAG ATGCCTGTGGACTGTCTGACGTGGCCCACGTGGAGGGTCTGCAGGAGAAATCCCAGTGTGCTTTGGAGGAATACGTGAGGAGTCAGTATCCCAACCAGCCGAACAGGTTCGGGAAGCTCCTGCTTCGCTTGCCTTCCCTCCGCACCGTCTCGTCGTCTGTCATCGAGCAGCTCTTCTTCGTCCGGTTGGTTGGGAAAACCCCCATCGAGACTCTGATCAGGGACATGCTGCTGTCGGGAGGCAGCTTCAGCTGGCCCTACATGCCCCTCCAGTAG